The Arachis duranensis cultivar V14167 chromosome 2, aradu.V14167.gnm2.J7QH, whole genome shotgun sequence genome has a window encoding:
- the LOC107473910 gene encoding dihydroorotase, mitochondrial isoform X3, translating to MELSITQPDDWHLHLRDGDLLEGVIPHSAKHFGRAIVMPNLKPPITTTAAALAYRESILKALPKDSSFTPLMTLYLTDMTSPDEIKRAKKSGAVYGVKLYPAGATTNSQDGVTDLFGKCFPVLEEMVEQDLPLLVHGEVTDPNVDIFDREKVYIETILEPLVQKLPQLKIVMEHITTMDAVKFVMSCKEGSVGATVTPQHLILNRNALFQGGLQPHNYCLPVLKREIHRQAIVSAVTSGSKRFFLGTDSAPHEKRKKECACGCAGIFNAPVALSVYAKVFEEAGALDKLEAFTSFNGSDFYGLPRNKSKLTLKKAPWKVPELLSFPFGDIVPMFAGETLEWDVSLN from the exons ATGGAACTCAGTATTACACAACCTGATGATTGGCATCTTCACCTTCGTGATGGTGACCTACTTGAAGGTGTCATCCCTCATAG TGCCAAGCATTTCGGAAGGGCAATAGTGATGCCCAATTTGAAACCACCCATCACTACTACTGCAGCTGCTTTGGCTTATAGGGAGTCCATTTTGAAAGCATTGCCTAAAGATAGCAGCTTCACTCCTTTGATGACCCTTTACTTAACAGATATGACAAGCCCTGATGAGATTAAACGTGCAA AAAAGAGTGGAGCTGTTTATGGTGTGAAGTTGTATCCTGCTGGTGCTACCACAAATTCTCAAGATGGTGTTACAGATCTTTTTGGAAAATGCTTTCCTGTTCTTGAGGAAATGGTTGAGCAAGATTTACCATTACTG GTTCATGGAGAAGTTACAGATCCAAATGTTGATATTTTTGACCGGGAAAAGGTTTATATTGAAACGATTTTAGAGCCTTTGGTTCAAAAGCTTCCACAGCTTAAGATTGTAATGGAGCATATTACTACCATGGATGCTGTCAAGTTTGTTATGTCTTGCAAAGAGG GTTCTGTAGGTGCAACTGTTACACCTCAGCATCTTATCCTTAACCGCAATGCTTTGTTCCAAGGTGGCTTGCAGCCCCACAATTACTGTCTTCCAGTTCTCAAAAGAGAGATCCACA GACAGGCTATTGTTTCGGCTGTCACTAGCGGAAGTAAAAGATTTTTTCTCGGAACTGATAGTGCTCCACATGAAAAGCGTAAAAAGGAATGTGCTTGTGGATGTGCTGGCATATTCAATGCTCCTGTTGCTCTATCAGTTTATGCCAAAGTCTTTGAGGAG GCTGGTGCACTCGATAAGTTGGAGGCCTTTACAAGCTTTAATGGGTCTGACTTCTATGGCTTACCCAGAAACAAGTCAAAGCTTACTCTAAAGAAGGCTCCATGGAAAGTACCTGAACTGTTATCTTTTCCGTTCGGAGACATCGTTCCCATGTTTGCAGGCGAAACCCTTGAATGGGATGTATCCCTTAATTGA
- the LOC107473910 gene encoding dihydroorotase, mitochondrial isoform X1, which translates to MFGEKGSHGTNINKCCILNLLLFCMDKCRMFGEMVLRFSSKRFENHKRFNCKGTRMELSITQPDDWHLHLRDGDLLEGVIPHSAKHFGRAIVMPNLKPPITTTAAALAYRESILKALPKDSSFTPLMTLYLTDMTSPDEIKRAKKSGAVYGVKLYPAGATTNSQDGVTDLFGKCFPVLEEMVEQDLPLLVHGEVTDPNVDIFDREKVYIETILEPLVQKLPQLKIVMEHITTMDAVKFVMSCKEGSVGATVTPQHLILNRNALFQGGLQPHNYCLPVLKREIHRQAIVSAVTSGSKRFFLGTDSAPHEKRKKECACGCAGIFNAPVALSVYAKVFEEAGALDKLEAFTSFNGSDFYGLPRNKSKLTLKKAPWKVPELLSFPFGDIVPMFAGETLEWDVSLN; encoded by the exons ATGTTTGGGGAAAAGGGGAGTCATGGTACCAACATCAACAAGTGTTGCATATTGAACTTGTTGCTATTTTGCATGGATAAGTGTAGAATGTTTGGGGAGATG GTACTGAGATTCTCTTCCAAAAGGTTCGAAAATCATAAGCGCTTTAATTGTAAAGGAACAAGGATGGAACTCAGTATTACACAACCTGATGATTGGCATCTTCACCTTCGTGATGGTGACCTACTTGAAGGTGTCATCCCTCATAG TGCCAAGCATTTCGGAAGGGCAATAGTGATGCCCAATTTGAAACCACCCATCACTACTACTGCAGCTGCTTTGGCTTATAGGGAGTCCATTTTGAAAGCATTGCCTAAAGATAGCAGCTTCACTCCTTTGATGACCCTTTACTTAACAGATATGACAAGCCCTGATGAGATTAAACGTGCAA AAAAGAGTGGAGCTGTTTATGGTGTGAAGTTGTATCCTGCTGGTGCTACCACAAATTCTCAAGATGGTGTTACAGATCTTTTTGGAAAATGCTTTCCTGTTCTTGAGGAAATGGTTGAGCAAGATTTACCATTACTG GTTCATGGAGAAGTTACAGATCCAAATGTTGATATTTTTGACCGGGAAAAGGTTTATATTGAAACGATTTTAGAGCCTTTGGTTCAAAAGCTTCCACAGCTTAAGATTGTAATGGAGCATATTACTACCATGGATGCTGTCAAGTTTGTTATGTCTTGCAAAGAGG GTTCTGTAGGTGCAACTGTTACACCTCAGCATCTTATCCTTAACCGCAATGCTTTGTTCCAAGGTGGCTTGCAGCCCCACAATTACTGTCTTCCAGTTCTCAAAAGAGAGATCCACA GACAGGCTATTGTTTCGGCTGTCACTAGCGGAAGTAAAAGATTTTTTCTCGGAACTGATAGTGCTCCACATGAAAAGCGTAAAAAGGAATGTGCTTGTGGATGTGCTGGCATATTCAATGCTCCTGTTGCTCTATCAGTTTATGCCAAAGTCTTTGAGGAG GCTGGTGCACTCGATAAGTTGGAGGCCTTTACAAGCTTTAATGGGTCTGACTTCTATGGCTTACCCAGAAACAAGTCAAAGCTTACTCTAAAGAAGGCTCCATGGAAAGTACCTGAACTGTTATCTTTTCCGTTCGGAGACATCGTTCCCATGTTTGCAGGCGAAACCCTTGAATGGGATGTATCCCTTAATTGA
- the LOC107473910 gene encoding dihydroorotase, mitochondrial isoform X2: protein MIKTLPLPCQVLRFSSKRFENHKRFNCKGTRMELSITQPDDWHLHLRDGDLLEGVIPHSAKHFGRAIVMPNLKPPITTTAAALAYRESILKALPKDSSFTPLMTLYLTDMTSPDEIKRAKKSGAVYGVKLYPAGATTNSQDGVTDLFGKCFPVLEEMVEQDLPLLVHGEVTDPNVDIFDREKVYIETILEPLVQKLPQLKIVMEHITTMDAVKFVMSCKEGSVGATVTPQHLILNRNALFQGGLQPHNYCLPVLKREIHRQAIVSAVTSGSKRFFLGTDSAPHEKRKKECACGCAGIFNAPVALSVYAKVFEEAGALDKLEAFTSFNGSDFYGLPRNKSKLTLKKAPWKVPELLSFPFGDIVPMFAGETLEWDVSLN from the exons ATGATAAAGACTTTGCCACTTCCTTGCcaa GTACTGAGATTCTCTTCCAAAAGGTTCGAAAATCATAAGCGCTTTAATTGTAAAGGAACAAGGATGGAACTCAGTATTACACAACCTGATGATTGGCATCTTCACCTTCGTGATGGTGACCTACTTGAAGGTGTCATCCCTCATAG TGCCAAGCATTTCGGAAGGGCAATAGTGATGCCCAATTTGAAACCACCCATCACTACTACTGCAGCTGCTTTGGCTTATAGGGAGTCCATTTTGAAAGCATTGCCTAAAGATAGCAGCTTCACTCCTTTGATGACCCTTTACTTAACAGATATGACAAGCCCTGATGAGATTAAACGTGCAA AAAAGAGTGGAGCTGTTTATGGTGTGAAGTTGTATCCTGCTGGTGCTACCACAAATTCTCAAGATGGTGTTACAGATCTTTTTGGAAAATGCTTTCCTGTTCTTGAGGAAATGGTTGAGCAAGATTTACCATTACTG GTTCATGGAGAAGTTACAGATCCAAATGTTGATATTTTTGACCGGGAAAAGGTTTATATTGAAACGATTTTAGAGCCTTTGGTTCAAAAGCTTCCACAGCTTAAGATTGTAATGGAGCATATTACTACCATGGATGCTGTCAAGTTTGTTATGTCTTGCAAAGAGG GTTCTGTAGGTGCAACTGTTACACCTCAGCATCTTATCCTTAACCGCAATGCTTTGTTCCAAGGTGGCTTGCAGCCCCACAATTACTGTCTTCCAGTTCTCAAAAGAGAGATCCACA GACAGGCTATTGTTTCGGCTGTCACTAGCGGAAGTAAAAGATTTTTTCTCGGAACTGATAGTGCTCCACATGAAAAGCGTAAAAAGGAATGTGCTTGTGGATGTGCTGGCATATTCAATGCTCCTGTTGCTCTATCAGTTTATGCCAAAGTCTTTGAGGAG GCTGGTGCACTCGATAAGTTGGAGGCCTTTACAAGCTTTAATGGGTCTGACTTCTATGGCTTACCCAGAAACAAGTCAAAGCTTACTCTAAAGAAGGCTCCATGGAAAGTACCTGAACTGTTATCTTTTCCGTTCGGAGACATCGTTCCCATGTTTGCAGGCGAAACCCTTGAATGGGATGTATCCCTTAATTGA